The Gemmatimonadota bacterium genome has a segment encoding these proteins:
- a CDS encoding EAL domain-containing protein, with amino-acid sequence MALKQQQALTVLYDLAMTMAGETDPRRLATSMLQRLLAHTGYSCGAVLLDLRDEGDATVSADLYVTIGARALRALEGARGRWPASAIAPGRLVHLSGWFPEGERYPHAMQLPLPGVGCVLLLAASTSSAREDQAVALLPPLLAKFSQALRHCLESKARGEALAVARDAAEAASRAKSRFLASMSHELRTPLNGILGYSQLVELEEGLPAQLRDHARAITEAGHHLLSVVNDILDLTRIESGQMTIQVAPIDVAPVIAATIAHHEAAARQRDIRLVSPGSGASLRVMADEHRLRQVLDNLVSNAIKYNQPHGQVSLVVTHAASDRVRFSVEDTGRGIAPELQSELFQSFNRLGAETGTIQGVGIGLLITRHLVDGMGGAIGVDSTPGVGSTFWVELPSAEVRLVESSATGSTRRQRILVAEDFGPNQAVLRLQLTRLGYDVEVTSDGEEALARWRTAPFDLLLTDLNMPGLDGFDLSRAIWAEERERGGHLPIVAITAADLASEREQCHEAGMDDVLPKPIILVDLRRLLARLLDGGNAAEAASDGRAAPDTVAVLDLAQLHRVLGEVSPEEGRGVLGTFIDSAGQGLRRLAGSPGDVTAVARELHKLKSGARTVGAMRFAAHVVAMEDAVQNGHRIVFSALRSALTDVELALAGLATTAPAPPAEPLASEPIRPRIACRSVLLVDDDPVVIRHMSAMLSFGLAIPDVLTASDGRQAADLLAARDGAIDVVICDLEMPEMDGVELIRSLGRTGFHGGVILMSGAEAKVLSTVGTLAGIQGLHVLGEVQKPVGPAQMTQLLARFDAEVAPQRDRHALEEITADAIREGIRLGEFDVWFQPKVDATSLAPIWVEALARWVRGGAIHVAPDRFIVAAERLGLIPELSRALVDAALAGAARLVAHGAALTVAINISRRMLDDLSLPDWISARTLAVGLTPQAVVLEVTETGLSEDLTRALDVLTRLRLKGFGLSIDDFGIGYSSFEQLGRVPFTELKLDRSFVSRGCQDPAARAILEGSMGMARKLGLTTVAEGVETVEDLELIRSLGCDRVQGYLIARPMHLGELLTWLADRPAVGTGTGGGSAISFA; translated from the coding sequence ATGGCACTGAAGCAGCAGCAGGCGCTCACGGTCCTCTACGACCTGGCGATGACGATGGCGGGGGAAACCGACCCGCGGCGCCTCGCCACGTCGATGCTGCAGCGCCTGCTCGCCCACACCGGATACAGCTGCGGAGCAGTGTTGCTTGACCTCCGCGACGAGGGAGACGCCACGGTCTCGGCCGACCTCTATGTCACCATCGGTGCCCGGGCGCTCCGCGCGCTCGAGGGGGCCCGCGGTCGGTGGCCGGCGTCCGCGATCGCGCCTGGCCGTCTGGTGCATCTCTCCGGATGGTTCCCTGAGGGTGAGCGCTACCCGCACGCCATGCAGCTCCCATTGCCCGGCGTCGGCTGTGTCCTGCTGCTCGCCGCGAGCACCTCCTCTGCGCGTGAGGATCAGGCCGTCGCGCTCCTGCCACCGCTGCTCGCCAAGTTCAGTCAGGCGCTCCGCCATTGCCTGGAGAGCAAGGCGAGGGGTGAGGCGCTGGCCGTCGCGCGCGACGCCGCCGAGGCGGCAAGTCGGGCCAAGAGCCGCTTTCTCGCCAGCATGAGTCACGAGCTGCGCACGCCGCTCAACGGCATCCTGGGCTACTCCCAGCTGGTGGAACTCGAAGAGGGACTTCCCGCGCAGCTGCGAGATCACGCGCGCGCCATCACGGAGGCGGGGCATCACCTGCTGTCGGTCGTGAATGACATCCTCGACCTGACGCGGATCGAGTCGGGACAGATGACGATTCAGGTCGCGCCGATCGACGTCGCTCCCGTCATTGCCGCGACGATCGCGCATCACGAGGCAGCGGCCCGGCAACGGGACATCCGGCTGGTGTCGCCGGGCAGTGGTGCCTCGCTGCGTGTGATGGCCGACGAGCACCGGCTGCGTCAGGTACTCGACAACCTCGTCAGCAACGCGATCAAGTACAATCAACCCCATGGACAGGTGTCGCTCGTCGTGACGCACGCCGCGTCGGATCGGGTGCGGTTCTCGGTCGAGGACACCGGGCGCGGGATCGCGCCGGAGCTGCAGTCCGAGCTCTTCCAGTCGTTCAATCGACTGGGCGCCGAAACCGGGACCATCCAGGGTGTCGGCATCGGGCTGTTGATCACCCGCCACCTCGTCGACGGCATGGGGGGCGCGATCGGCGTCGACAGCACCCCCGGTGTCGGGAGCACCTTCTGGGTGGAACTGCCGTCAGCCGAGGTCCGGCTGGTCGAATCGTCGGCGACCGGCAGCACGCGTCGTCAACGCATTCTGGTCGCCGAGGACTTCGGGCCCAACCAGGCCGTGCTCCGACTGCAGCTCACCCGCCTCGGCTACGACGTCGAGGTGACGTCGGATGGCGAGGAGGCGCTGGCACGCTGGCGGACGGCGCCATTCGACCTCCTGCTCACCGATCTCAACATGCCGGGCCTCGATGGCTTCGACCTGTCCCGGGCCATCTGGGCGGAGGAGCGCGAGCGCGGCGGGCACCTGCCGATCGTGGCGATCACCGCGGCCGACCTTGCGAGCGAGCGTGAGCAGTGCCACGAGGCCGGCATGGACGACGTCCTCCCCAAGCCGATCATCCTGGTCGACCTGCGTCGGCTCCTGGCGCGATTGCTGGATGGAGGCAACGCGGCGGAGGCAGCGTCTGATGGGCGAGCGGCCCCGGACACGGTCGCGGTCCTCGACCTCGCGCAGTTGCATCGCGTCCTCGGCGAGGTCAGCCCCGAGGAGGGGCGCGGCGTGCTCGGCACCTTCATCGATTCGGCCGGGCAGGGCCTCCGGCGACTCGCCGGATCCCCCGGTGACGTGACGGCGGTCGCGCGCGAACTCCACAAGTTGAAGTCTGGCGCCCGGACGGTCGGCGCGATGCGCTTCGCCGCGCACGTCGTGGCCATGGAAGACGCCGTGCAGAACGGGCATCGGATCGTCTTCAGCGCGCTCCGCAGCGCGCTGACCGACGTCGAGCTTGCGCTCGCGGGGCTGGCGACCACCGCGCCGGCGCCGCCGGCCGAACCACTCGCGTCCGAACCGATCCGACCGCGGATCGCGTGTCGTTCCGTGCTGCTGGTCGACGACGATCCGGTGGTGATCCGTCACATGTCGGCGATGCTCTCCTTCGGCCTCGCCATCCCCGACGTCCTGACGGCCTCGGATGGCCGGCAAGCGGCCGACCTGCTGGCCGCTCGCGACGGCGCGATCGATGTGGTGATCTGTGACCTTGAAATGCCCGAGATGGATGGCGTGGAGTTGATCCGCTCCCTCGGACGAACCGGGTTCCACGGCGGGGTGATCCTCATGAGTGGTGCCGAGGCGAAGGTCCTCAGCACGGTGGGCACGCTGGCCGGGATTCAGGGGCTGCACGTGCTCGGGGAGGTGCAGAAACCGGTCGGACCGGCGCAGATGACGCAGCTCCTGGCCCGGTTCGATGCTGAAGTGGCCCCGCAACGAGACCGGCACGCGCTCGAGGAGATCACCGCGGACGCGATTCGCGAGGGGATCCGCCTGGGCGAGTTCGACGTCTGGTTCCAGCCGAAGGTCGATGCCACTTCGTTGGCGCCGATCTGGGTCGAGGCGCTGGCCCGCTGGGTGCGTGGCGGGGCCATCCACGTCGCCCCGGATCGTTTCATCGTGGCCGCCGAGCGGTTGGGGTTGATCCCCGAACTCTCTCGCGCGCTGGTCGATGCCGCGCTCGCCGGCGCGGCCCGCCTCGTCGCGCACGGTGCGGCATTGACCGTGGCGATCAACATCTCGCGCCGGATGCTCGACGATCTCTCCCTCCCGGACTGGATCAGCGCCCGGACGCTCGCGGTCGGACTGACGCCGCAGGCCGTCGTCCTCGAAGTGACCGAGACGGGGTTGAGCGAGGACCTGACGCGCGCGCTGGATGTCCTCACGCGCCTCCGCCTGAAGGGCTTCGGCCTCTCGATCGACGACTTCGGCATCGGCTACTCGTCGTTCGAACAGCTCGGTCGGGTGCCGTTCACCGAGCTGAAGCTGGACCGCAGCTTTGTCAGCCGCGGGTGCCAGGATCCGGCCGCCCGGGCGATCCTCGAAGGCAGCATGGGCATGGCGCGCAAGCTCGGGCTGACGACAGTGGCCGAAGGGGTCGAGACCGTGGAGGACCTCGAGCTGATCCGCTCCCTCGGCTGCGACCGGGTGCAGGGGTACCTCATCGCGCGCCCGATGCATCTGGGGGAACTGCTGACGTGGCTGGCCGACCGACCGGCCGTCGGCACCGGGACGGGTGGCGGGAGCGCGATTTCCTTCGCCTAA
- a CDS encoding hemolysin III family protein — translation MPSHRPQTRREEVANALTHGTGLALSLVGLPILVLVAARHGDVRQVVACSIFATTLVLLYAASTAYHAVHGDRAKQALRVVDHVAIYLLIAGTYTPFVFGLLRGVLSWTLLGVVWGLAIFGILYKTLLGFRFPRLSTALYIGMGWLAVVAIPPLARAMPPAGLAWLIAGGLCYTGGVIFYVRGHRPYRHAVWHLFVLAGSACHYAAVLGYATGVVR, via the coding sequence ATGCCCTCGCACCGCCCACAGACCCGCCGAGAAGAAGTCGCCAACGCGCTGACCCACGGGACCGGCCTCGCCCTCTCGCTCGTCGGGTTGCCGATTCTCGTCCTCGTTGCCGCACGCCACGGCGACGTGCGGCAGGTCGTCGCGTGCAGCATCTTCGCCACCACGCTCGTGCTCCTCTACGCGGCCTCCACGGCCTATCACGCGGTGCACGGCGATCGGGCCAAGCAGGCGCTGCGCGTGGTCGACCACGTGGCGATCTACCTCCTGATTGCCGGCACGTACACGCCATTCGTCTTCGGACTCCTGCGGGGCGTGTTGAGCTGGACGCTGCTCGGCGTCGTCTGGGGGTTGGCAATCTTCGGCATCCTCTACAAGACGCTACTCGGCTTCCGCTTTCCCCGACTCTCGACGGCACTCTACATCGGGATGGGGTGGCTGGCCGTCGTGGCGATCCCCCCGCTGGCCCGCGCGATGCCACCGGCCGGGCTGGCCTGGTTGATTGCCGGCGGCCTCTGCTATACCGGGGGCGTGATCTTCTACGTGCGCGGGCATCGGCCCTACCGGCATGCCGTCTGGCATCTGTTCGTCCTGGCCGGCAGCGCCTGCCACTACGCCGCCGTGCTCGGCTATGCGACCGGGGTCGTGCGGTAG
- a CDS encoding alpha-L-fucosidase produces MPRLRSFALLSMLVAGWPLPAQEVVPAERLAARERYRDAGFGMFIHWGVYSQLGQGEWVMNNQKLAIPTYEWLAGTFNPVKFDAKAWVGLAKAAGVRYITITSRHHDGFSMFATKANRYNIVDWTPFRRDPLKELADECQRQGIVLYFYYSQLDWHHQDYFPRGGTGGSSGRPDRGDWNAYLAFMNTQLTELLTNYGPIGGIWFDGMWDKKDADWQLATSYALIHRLQPSALIIPNHHIAPLPGEDVQTFEQDLPGANSAGFNTKTIGALPLETSLTMNGAWGYNIADQNWKSTRTLIGYLVRAAGANANLLLNIGPRPDGTVQPEAEERLRAVGAWLGRYGASIYQTRGGPVSPRPWGVTTQRGDSVFVHILAWQDRVLAVPDFGARVLRATTFEGAAVPFVQGPAGITLTLPTAAAESPDQVVVLVTAKRP; encoded by the coding sequence ATGCCCCGTCTGCGCTCGTTCGCGCTGCTGTCGATGCTGGTCGCCGGCTGGCCACTCCCGGCGCAGGAGGTCGTGCCCGCTGAGCGACTCGCGGCACGCGAGCGGTATCGCGATGCCGGCTTCGGGATGTTCATCCACTGGGGCGTCTACTCCCAGTTGGGCCAGGGCGAATGGGTGATGAACAACCAGAAGCTCGCCATCCCCACCTATGAGTGGCTGGCTGGCACGTTCAATCCGGTGAAATTCGACGCGAAGGCGTGGGTGGGGTTGGCCAAGGCCGCCGGGGTGCGCTACATCACCATCACCTCGCGGCATCACGACGGCTTCTCGATGTTCGCGACGAAGGCCAACCGCTACAACATCGTCGACTGGACACCCTTCCGCCGCGATCCCCTCAAGGAGCTGGCCGACGAGTGCCAGCGGCAGGGCATCGTGCTGTACTTCTACTACTCGCAGCTCGATTGGCACCACCAGGACTACTTCCCGCGCGGCGGGACCGGCGGCAGTTCGGGGCGGCCGGATCGTGGCGACTGGAACGCCTACCTCGCGTTCATGAATACGCAGCTGACCGAGTTGCTGACCAACTACGGGCCCATCGGCGGGATCTGGTTCGACGGCATGTGGGACAAGAAGGACGCGGACTGGCAGTTGGCGACGAGCTACGCCCTGATCCACCGACTGCAACCCTCTGCCCTGATCATCCCGAACCATCACATCGCGCCGTTGCCCGGCGAGGATGTGCAGACGTTCGAGCAGGATCTTCCCGGCGCCAACAGCGCGGGCTTCAACACCAAGACCATCGGGGCGCTGCCGCTGGAGACCTCGCTCACGATGAATGGCGCGTGGGGCTACAACATTGCGGACCAGAACTGGAAGTCGACGCGCACCTTGATCGGGTACCTGGTGCGAGCGGCCGGGGCGAACGCCAACCTGCTCCTGAACATCGGGCCGCGCCCCGACGGCACCGTGCAGCCGGAGGCGGAGGAGCGACTCCGGGCGGTCGGCGCGTGGCTCGGCCGCTACGGCGCCTCCATCTACCAGACGCGCGGCGGCCCGGTGTCCCCGCGTCCGTGGGGGGTCACCACGCAGCGCGGCGACTCGGTCTTCGTGCACATCCTGGCGTGGCAGGACCGGGTGCTCGCCGTCCCGGACTTCGGGGCACGGGTGCTGCGCGCCACGACCTTCGAGGGTGCGGCAGTGCCGTTCGTGCAGGGTCCGGCAGGAATCACCCTGACGCTGCCCACGGCGGCCGCCGAGAGCCCCGATCAGGTCGTGGTGCTGGTCACGGCCAAGCGCCCCTGA
- a CDS encoding HD domain-containing protein has product MQGYSDRINHALAFAAKHHAPRAPSDGGMPFVAHPANVAIILARHGADETTLVAGILHHVLEVCEAESREELARKIGEKFGSVVLGVARDAVEPSLDGRGDRLVWTQRKRLLLAALATMEPRALDICCADEIHQCGTAIALVERLGVEYLPPQGFAPAALMLTWYGDLDDALTRRDDWPGRALRQELGALRQRLAAAAAGDR; this is encoded by the coding sequence ATGCAAGGCTACAGCGACCGGATCAATCACGCCCTCGCCTTCGCGGCGAAGCACCACGCGCCGCGGGCACCCTCCGATGGTGGCATGCCCTTCGTGGCCCATCCGGCCAACGTGGCGATCATCCTGGCCCGACATGGTGCGGATGAGACCACCCTGGTCGCGGGGATCCTGCACCACGTGCTGGAGGTGTGCGAGGCCGAGTCGCGCGAGGAACTGGCGCGCAAGATCGGCGAGAAGTTCGGGTCGGTGGTGCTCGGCGTGGCGCGCGATGCAGTCGAACCATCGCTCGACGGGCGGGGCGACCGGCTCGTCTGGACGCAACGGAAGCGCCTGCTGCTCGCCGCCCTCGCGACGATGGAGCCACGCGCGCTCGACATCTGCTGCGCCGACGAGATCCATCAGTGTGGCACCGCGATCGCGCTGGTGGAGCGCCTCGGCGTGGAGTACCTCCCGCCGCAGGGCTTCGCCCCGGCGGCCTTGATGCTCACCTGGTACGGCGACCTCGACGACGCCCTCACGCGCCGCGACGACTGGCCGGGCCGAGCCCTCCGGCAGGAGCTTGGCGCCCTCCGACAGCGCCTCGCCGCCGCCGCCGCCGGCGACCGCTAG
- a CDS encoding FIST C-terminal domain-containing protein: MALVCEPQAELIGPLQEAASSAEINLMGAVVPGVVAEGAFRRSGLLLLGFAGATPAILVPVPPAEPEATEAPIAALAEFVHQHASATPGEDTLLIFVDAMVPKVASLLDRLYFECGDQVHYAGSSIGSERFVAMPCLFDNTRLVGGAVLAMLLPRNSGPTMAHGYQGDVTLRVATEIEGNRIRRINGRIAFEVYQELMAEEYGISLDRQNFYEYGVHFPFAFNRVSGESLVRIPVSVEEDGSILCIGEVPENALLGVVRAIDAGDTSAAEAVGGANALSAASGVFVIYCAGRYLHLGEAAAAAELEVLRGRLPSAAIVGVLSLGEIGTPATEGYPQFCNATLLAIPWH; encoded by the coding sequence TTGGCCCTCGTGTGCGAGCCCCAGGCGGAGCTGATCGGGCCGCTGCAGGAGGCGGCCTCCTCCGCCGAGATCAACCTGATGGGCGCGGTGGTCCCCGGGGTCGTGGCCGAAGGGGCCTTCCGCCGGTCAGGTCTCCTGCTCCTCGGATTTGCGGGGGCCACCCCAGCCATCCTCGTCCCGGTGCCGCCGGCGGAACCTGAGGCGACCGAGGCACCGATCGCCGCCCTCGCGGAGTTTGTCCACCAGCACGCCTCCGCGACACCCGGCGAGGACACGCTCCTCATCTTCGTCGATGCCATGGTGCCGAAGGTCGCCTCACTCCTCGACCGACTCTACTTCGAATGCGGCGACCAGGTGCATTACGCCGGCAGCAGCATCGGCAGCGAACGTTTTGTCGCGATGCCCTGTCTCTTCGACAATACGCGACTGGTCGGGGGCGCCGTCCTGGCGATGCTCCTGCCGCGGAACAGCGGTCCGACGATGGCACACGGCTACCAGGGTGATGTGACGCTGCGTGTCGCGACCGAGATCGAGGGGAACCGGATTCGGCGCATCAACGGCCGGATCGCCTTCGAGGTCTACCAGGAGTTGATGGCCGAGGAGTATGGCATTTCGCTCGATCGCCAGAACTTCTACGAATACGGTGTCCACTTTCCATTCGCCTTCAATCGCGTGAGCGGCGAGTCGCTGGTACGGATCCCGGTCTCGGTGGAGGAGGACGGTTCCATCCTCTGCATCGGCGAAGTCCCCGAGAATGCGCTGCTGGGCGTCGTGCGCGCGATTGATGCCGGGGACACCAGCGCGGCGGAGGCGGTGGGCGGCGCCAATGCGCTGTCCGCCGCGTCCGGCGTCTTCGTCATCTACTGCGCGGGTCGCTACCTGCACCTCGGCGAGGCCGCCGCCGCCGCGGAACTCGAGGTGCTGCGCGGGCGCCTGCCGTCGGCGGCGATCGTCGGCGTGCTGTCGCTCGGAGAAATCGGCACGCCGGCCACCGAGGGATATCCGCAGTTCTGCAACGCCACCCTGCTCGCGATTCCATGGCACTGA
- a CDS encoding TonB-dependent receptor, translating to MHRSVVRGPATPLLLAAIFTLTVRPAAAQRPATDSVYRLPDITRSIRRDSLDRLRFAGAISQLLLDQSAGVSGRLDQAFLLIPGVLAQSRSGGVDLRITIRGFGARGAGDRSNAGTMRGVRVMIDGFPETEPDGRTALDLMDLGTATSLQVLRSNASATWGNAAGGVISLSTLPLAGDRDPSTQVTLGGFGLRRSVTRYAASVGGSTIYGGLTRTVQDGWRKNSNGARSLLNLGFAGAVGANTSLRVQALGAVNQYNIPGPLTAAQLAADPQQANATYLTRRERRDNQTLRIGSEVVHQFSDRLAVAAKAFVTPKHLERSERGTYRFFDRIHRGGSLLVEDFLGTAGTLSAGVDFARQDGPAHFWSLTAAGEQGTTLSASKNEKATNTGVFVQHGVALGQRLSLTTGLRYDAIDYGVDDSLAPKLNATRRFSRVTPKVGLSLQVAPAAAFYASLGGGVEAPAANETDAPGTFGQDTVTGISPLLAPIRSTTVEVGYRQSVGAPTGLLLGMSYDLAAYQTKVRNEVVPYRGGRFYFTAGRAQRRGLEASAQAAFRGGVGVSVSAALQDHQYTQYEVDSVHYGKPGASADYSGNDVVGVPRALLGGELRLDPAFVRGVRVSFGAQRVGEYFADDANRVVVPASVTASLSVATRDVIAIGGGLGIRGSATVANLFDRTNVASAFLNPDLVGGQPAAFEPGLPRHLIIGMSLEWLRGK from the coding sequence ATGCATCGCTCGGTTGTCCGCGGTCCGGCCACGCCTCTGTTGCTCGCAGCGATCTTCACGCTGACCGTCCGTCCCGCGGCCGCACAACGTCCGGCGACTGACTCGGTCTATCGACTCCCCGACATCACCCGCTCGATTCGTCGGGACAGCCTCGATCGGCTTCGCTTCGCTGGGGCCATCTCGCAACTGCTGCTGGATCAGTCGGCCGGCGTGTCGGGGAGGCTCGATCAGGCCTTCCTGCTGATCCCTGGGGTGCTGGCGCAGTCGCGCTCGGGTGGCGTCGATCTGCGGATCACGATCCGCGGCTTTGGGGCGCGCGGTGCCGGCGATCGCTCCAACGCCGGGACGATGCGCGGCGTGCGCGTGATGATCGACGGCTTTCCGGAGACGGAGCCCGATGGCCGGACCGCGCTCGACCTGATGGACCTCGGCACGGCGACGTCGCTGCAGGTGCTGCGCTCGAATGCGTCGGCCACGTGGGGCAACGCCGCCGGTGGCGTCATCTCGCTCTCGACCCTGCCGTTGGCCGGTGACCGCGATCCGAGCACGCAGGTCACGCTGGGCGGCTTCGGGCTGCGTCGCTCGGTCACCCGCTACGCCGCCTCGGTTGGCGGGAGCACGATCTACGGCGGCTTGACGCGGACGGTGCAGGATGGCTGGCGGAAGAATTCGAATGGCGCACGCAGCCTGCTGAATCTGGGCTTCGCCGGTGCCGTGGGCGCCAACACCTCACTGCGCGTCCAGGCCCTCGGGGCCGTGAACCAGTACAACATCCCCGGGCCGTTGACCGCGGCGCAGCTCGCGGCCGATCCGCAGCAGGCCAACGCGACCTACCTCACGCGGCGCGAGCGACGCGACAATCAGACGCTCCGAATCGGATCGGAGGTGGTGCACCAGTTCTCCGATCGTCTCGCCGTCGCGGCCAAGGCCTTCGTCACGCCGAAGCACCTCGAGCGCTCCGAGCGCGGGACGTATCGCTTCTTCGACCGCATCCATCGCGGCGGCTCGCTCCTGGTCGAGGACTTTCTTGGCACCGCGGGGACGCTCTCGGCCGGTGTCGACTTCGCGCGGCAGGATGGTCCCGCCCACTTCTGGTCGTTGACGGCGGCCGGCGAGCAGGGGACCACGCTCTCCGCCTCCAAGAATGAAAAGGCCACCAACACCGGCGTCTTCGTGCAGCATGGCGTGGCGCTCGGTCAGCGACTCTCGCTGACCACCGGCTTGCGGTACGATGCGATCGACTACGGTGTGGACGATTCGCTGGCGCCAAAGCTGAATGCCACGCGCCGCTTTTCGCGCGTGACGCCAAAGGTCGGCCTCTCCCTGCAAGTCGCACCAGCCGCTGCCTTCTATGCGTCCCTCGGTGGCGGCGTGGAAGCGCCGGCCGCGAACGAGACCGATGCGCCAGGAACGTTCGGCCAGGACACGGTGACGGGGATCTCGCCGCTGCTCGCGCCGATCCGCAGCACGACGGTGGAGGTCGGCTACCGGCAGAGCGTAGGCGCCCCGACCGGACTGCTCCTCGGGATGAGCTACGACCTCGCCGCCTACCAGACCAAGGTGCGCAACGAAGTGGTGCCCTATCGGGGCGGCCGATTCTATTTCACCGCCGGACGCGCCCAGCGGCGCGGCCTCGAAGCCTCGGCGCAGGCCGCCTTCCGGGGTGGTGTGGGCGTGAGCGTGAGTGCGGCGCTGCAGGATCACCAGTACACGCAGTATGAGGTCGACTCGGTCCACTACGGAAAGCCAGGTGCTTCCGCGGACTATTCCGGCAATGATGTGGTCGGGGTCCCTCGGGCGCTCCTCGGTGGTGAGCTCCGGCTCGACCCGGCGTTCGTTCGGGGTGTTCGCGTCTCCTTCGGGGCCCAGCGCGTTGGCGAGTATTTCGCCGATGACGCCAACCGCGTCGTCGTCCCGGCGAGCGTGACGGCATCGCTCTCCGTCGCGACGCGCGACGTGATCGCCATCGGCGGTGGGCTCGGCATACGCGGGTCGGCGACCGTGGCCAATCTCTTTGATCGCACCAATGTCGCCTCGGCGTTCTTGAATCCCGATCTGGTCGGTGGGCAGCCGGCGGCGTTCGAACCCGGGCTGCCGCGGCACCTGATCATCGGGATGTCGCTGGAGTGGCTGCGCGGGAAGTAG
- the queC gene encoding 7-cyano-7-deazaguanine synthase QueC, with protein sequence MSLPRPAIVLLSGGMDSATCLAIAAAEGYVPYALSFRYGQRHATELDAAARVARRHGAVEHRIVDLDLRAFGGSALTADVAVPKDRDAAAIGSGVPITYVPARNTIFLSYALAWAEVLGARDLFIGVNALDYSGYPDCRPEFITAFEQMARLGTTLTDLTVHTPLAALTKRGIVERGLALGVDFSLTRTCYDPDAAGAACGHCDACQLRLKGFRELELEDPAPYQQVRGEG encoded by the coding sequence ATGTCGCTTCCCCGCCCCGCCATTGTCCTCCTCTCGGGAGGGATGGATTCCGCCACCTGCCTCGCCATCGCGGCCGCCGAGGGCTACGTCCCGTACGCCCTCTCGTTTCGCTACGGCCAGCGCCACGCGACCGAACTCGACGCGGCGGCCCGGGTCGCGCGGCGTCACGGCGCCGTCGAGCACCGGATCGTCGACCTCGACCTCCGTGCCTTCGGGGGGTCGGCGCTCACCGCCGACGTGGCGGTGCCCAAGGACCGTGACGCGGCCGCGATCGGCTCCGGGGTCCCGATCACCTATGTCCCGGCGCGCAACACCATCTTCCTGAGCTATGCGCTCGCCTGGGCCGAGGTGCTTGGCGCGCGCGATCTCTTCATCGGCGTCAACGCCCTCGACTACTCCGGCTATCCCGATTGCCGCCCGGAGTTCATCACGGCGTTCGAGCAGATGGCCCGCCTCGGCACCACGCTCACCGACCTGACCGTCCACACGCCGCTCGCGGCCCTCACGAAGCGCGGCATCGTCGAGCGCGGTCTTGCGCTCGGAGTCGATTTCTCGCTGACCCGCACCTGCTACGACCCCGATGCGGCGGGTGCCGCCTGCGGCCACTGCGATGCCTGTCAACTGCGACTCAAGGGGTTTCGGGAATTGGAGCTGGAGGATCCGGCGCCGTACCAACAAGTGAGGGGTGAGGGGTGA
- the queE gene encoding 7-carboxy-7-deazaguanine synthase yields the protein MSYSVKEIYFTLQGEGRHAGRPAVFCRFTGCNLWTGREADRATATCQFCDTDFVGTNGPGGGKFATAEALAAAVAAAWPAGDDRGHPYVVCTGGEPTLQLDRPLVEALHAAGFEVAIETNGTNAVVEGVDWICVSPKAGTTLVQTHGDELKLVFPQPDAMPERFASLDFRHHLLQPMDGPAQAANTRAALAYCLAHPRWGLSLQTHKFLAIP from the coding sequence ATGAGTTACTCGGTCAAAGAGATCTACTTCACGCTGCAGGGCGAAGGCCGCCATGCGGGCCGGCCGGCGGTCTTCTGCCGGTTCACGGGGTGCAATCTCTGGACGGGGCGTGAAGCCGATCGGGCGACCGCGACCTGCCAGTTCTGCGACACTGATTTCGTGGGGACCAATGGCCCGGGTGGCGGGAAGTTCGCCACCGCGGAGGCGTTGGCGGCTGCGGTCGCCGCCGCATGGCCCGCCGGCGATGACCGCGGGCACCCATACGTGGTGTGCACCGGGGGCGAACCGACGCTGCAGCTGGACCGGCCGCTCGTGGAGGCGCTGCACGCCGCGGGCTTCGAGGTGGCGATCGAAACCAACGGCACCAACGCGGTGGTCGAGGGGGTGGACTGGATCTGCGTGTCGCCGAAGGCGGGGACCACGCTGGTGCAGACGCACGGCGATGAATTGAAGCTCGTCTTCCCGCAGCCCGACGCGATGCCCGAACGCTTCGCGAGCCTCGACTTCCGGCATCACCTGCTGCAGCCGATGGATGGCCCCGCGCAGGCGGCCAACACGCGGGCCGCCCTTGCCTACTGCCTGGCCCATCCGCGCTGGGGCCTCTCCCTCCAGACCCACAAGTTCCTCGCCATTCCGTGA
- a CDS encoding YggT family protein produces MLLYSLLFLRVLLVFFDARGSSGFVQFVDRATNPFYAPFRGIVESPEIADGFTLAIPILIALFVYGLLHLAINRLLHVIVYRRTTL; encoded by the coding sequence ATGCTGCTATACTCGCTGCTCTTCCTGCGGGTGCTGCTGGTCTTCTTCGACGCTCGCGGCAGCTCCGGCTTCGTGCAGTTCGTCGACCGCGCGACCAATCCCTTCTACGCGCCATTCCGGGGAATCGTCGAGAGTCCCGAAATCGCCGACGGTTTCACGCTGGCGATTCCGATCCTGATTGCGTTGTTCGTGTACGGCCTGCTCCACCTCGCGATCAACCGCCTGTTGCACGTGATCGTCTACCGCCGCACGACGCTCTAG